The following proteins are co-located in the Prionailurus viverrinus isolate Anna chromosome A1, UM_Priviv_1.0, whole genome shotgun sequence genome:
- the ARSI gene encoding arylsulfatase I: MAMHALTGLSLVSLLSFGYLSWDWSKPSLAADGPGEAGVEQPSAAPPQPPHIIFILTDDQGYHDVGYHGSDIETPTLDRLAAEGVKLENYYIQPICTPSRSQLLTGRYQIHTGLQHSIIRPRQPNCLPLDQVTLPQKLQEAGYSTHMVGKWHLGFYRKECLPTRRGFDTFLGSLTGNVDYYTYDNCDGPGVCGFDLHEGESVAWGLSGQYSTMLYAQRVSHILASHSPRRPLFLYVAFQAVHTPLQSPREYLYRYRTMGNVARRKYAAMVTCMDEAVRNITWALKRYGFYNNSVIIFSSDNGGQTFSGGSNWPLRGRKGTYWEGGVRGLGFVHSPLLKRKRRTSRALVHITDWYPTLVGLAGGTASAADGLDGYDVWPAISEGRASPRTEILHNIDPLYNHARHGSLEAGFGIWNTAVQAAIRVGEWKLLTGDPGYGDWIPPQTLAAFPGSWWNLERMASARQAVWLFNISADPYEREDLAGQRPDVVRALLARLVDYNRTAIPVRYPAENPRAHPDFNGGAWGPWASDEEEEEEEEEAGRARSFSRGRRKKKCKICKLRSFFRKLNTRLMSQRI; this comes from the exons ATGGCGATGCACGCCCTCACTGGCCTCTCGCTGGTCAGCCTGCTTAGCTTCGGCTACCTGTCCTGGGACTGGTCCAAGCCGAGCCTGGCGGCCGACGGTCCCGGGGAGGCGGGCGTGGAGCAGCCCTCGGCCgctccaccccagcctccccatATCATCTTCATCCTCACCGACGACCAGGGCTACCACGACGTGGGCTACCATGGCTCAGATATTGAGACCCCTACGCTGGACCGGCTGGCAGCTGAGGGTGTCAAGTTGGAGAATTATTATATCCAGCCTATCTGCACGCCTTCGCGGAGCCAACTTCTCACTGGCAG GTACCAGATCCACACGGGACTCCAGCACTCCATCATCCGCCCTCGGCAGCCCAACTGCCTGCCCCTGGACCAGGTGACGCTGCCCCAGAAGCTGCAGGAGGCGGGTTACTCTACCCACATGGTGGGCAAGTGGCACCTGGGCTTCTACCGGAAGGAGTGCCTGCCTACCCGCCGGGGCTTCGACACCTTCCTGGGCTCGCTCACGGGCAACGTGGACTACTACACCTACGACAACTGCGACGGGCCCGGGGTGTGTGGCTTTGACCTGCACGAGGGCGAGAGTGTGGCCTGGGGGCTCAGCGGCCAGTATTCCACTATGCTCTATGCCCAGCGTGTCAGCCACATCCTAGCCAGCCACAGCCCCCGGCGGCCCCTCTTCCTCTACGTGGCCTTCCAGGCGGTGCACACGCCCCTGCAGTCCCCTCGTGAGTACCTGTACCGCTACCGCACCATGGGCAACGTGGCCCGGCGGAAGTATGCGGCCATGGTCACCTGCATGGATGAGGCTGTGCGCAACATCACCTGGGCTCTCAAGCGCTATGGTTTCTACAACAACAGCGTCATCATCTTCTCCAGTGACAACGGCGGCCAGACCTTCTCAGGGGGCAGCAACTGGCCGCTGCGAGGACGCAAGGGCACTTACTGGGAAGGTGGCGTGCGTGGCCTGGGCTTTGTCCACAGCCCCCTGCTCAAGCGGAAGCGCCGGACCAGCCGGGCGCTGGTGCACATCACTGACTGGTACCCGACCCTGGTGGGTCTGGCAGGCGGCACCGCCTCGGCGGCCGACGGGCTGGACGGCTACGATGTGTGGCCGGCCATCAGCGAGGGCCGGGCCTCGCCGCGCACAGAGATCCTGCACAACATTGACCCCCTTTACAACCATGCCCGGCACGGCTCCCTGGAGGCTGGCTTTGGCATCTGGAACACTGCCGTGCAGGCTGCCATCCGTGTGGGCGAGTGGAAGCTGCTAACAGGGGACCCTGGCTATGGCGATTGGATCCCACCGCAGACGCTGGCCGCCTTCCCTGGCAGCTGGTGGAACCTCGAGCGCATGGCCAGTGCCCGCCAGGCAGTGTGGCTCTTCAATATCAGCGCTGACCCCTACGAACGGGAGGACCTGGCTGGCCAGCGGCCTGATGTGGTCCGTGCCCTGCTGGCCCGTCTGGTGGACTATAACCGCACAGCCATCCCTGTGCGCTACCCGGCTGAGAATCCCCGGGCCCACCCTGACTTTAATGGGGGTGCTTGGGGGCCCTGGGCCAgtgatgaggaagaagaggaagaggaggaagaggcaggcagggctCGAAGCTTCTCCCGAGGACGCCGCAAGAAAAAATGCAAGATTTGCAAGCTGCGATCCTTTTTTCGTAAACTCAACACCAGGCTGATGTCACAGCGGAtctga